The following proteins come from a genomic window of Microbacterium lemovicicum:
- a CDS encoding MFS transporter: MTGTAADRGMIDGRDAVAVAGIQRRTVTVLAAGQVLGGLAFGATVSLGAVLAQQLSGQDALSGLATAGVTLGTAILAIPLARLARARGRRLALSVGMLIALVGVIIVVTAVRAASFPLLLVGFGLIGSGQAANLQSRFAATDLATDATRGRDLSVVVWATTLGAVLGPNLVGPGAVVGDLLGMPPLTGPFAFTVVAQVLAVILYLAALRPDPLLLAARVSAAAASAGGAAPRPDRPVAARYAIFAVAGAHGVMVAVMAMTPVHLLHLMHGEGDAASITVIGFTISLHIAGMYALSPVFGILADRIGRVPVILIGQGLLLVSLLTAALGQDSTAAVTVALVVLGLGWSASTVAGSALLTEASSVALRTRRQGRSDLTMSLVGAAGAILAGVVLGLIGYGGLALVALIIVAVVVALSPLARRR; encoded by the coding sequence CCGCCGATCGCGGGATGATCGACGGGCGTGATGCGGTGGCCGTCGCGGGCATCCAGCGTCGCACCGTCACGGTGCTCGCGGCGGGTCAGGTGCTCGGCGGGCTCGCGTTCGGCGCCACCGTCTCCCTCGGAGCGGTGCTGGCGCAGCAGCTCTCCGGACAGGACGCCCTGTCGGGACTCGCGACCGCGGGGGTGACGCTCGGAACGGCGATCCTCGCGATCCCGCTCGCGCGGCTCGCCCGCGCCCGAGGACGGCGGCTCGCCCTCAGCGTCGGCATGCTGATCGCCCTCGTCGGCGTGATCATCGTCGTCACCGCGGTGCGGGCGGCGTCCTTCCCCCTGCTCCTCGTCGGCTTCGGCCTGATCGGGTCGGGTCAGGCAGCGAACCTGCAGTCCCGCTTCGCTGCGACCGACCTGGCGACGGATGCCACGCGCGGCCGGGATCTGTCGGTGGTCGTCTGGGCGACCACGCTGGGGGCGGTCCTCGGGCCGAACCTCGTCGGTCCGGGTGCCGTCGTCGGCGACCTCCTGGGCATGCCACCGCTCACAGGCCCGTTCGCCTTCACCGTCGTCGCACAGGTGCTCGCCGTCATCCTGTACCTCGCCGCGCTCCGCCCCGACCCGCTCCTGCTGGCGGCGCGGGTGTCGGCGGCGGCCGCCTCGGCGGGCGGTGCGGCGCCGCGACCCGACCGGCCGGTCGCCGCCCGCTACGCGATCTTCGCCGTCGCGGGCGCCCACGGTGTCATGGTCGCCGTCATGGCGATGACCCCGGTGCATCTGCTCCACCTCATGCACGGCGAGGGCGACGCGGCATCCATCACCGTCATCGGCTTCACCATCAGTCTGCACATCGCCGGCATGTACGCCCTGTCGCCTGTCTTCGGCATCCTCGCCGACCGGATCGGCCGCGTGCCCGTCATCCTCATCGGACAGGGCCTGCTGCTCGTGTCGCTGCTCACCGCGGCGCTCGGTCAGGACAGCACGGCGGCGGTCACCGTGGCGCTCGTGGTGCTCGGTCTCGGCTGGAGCGCGTCCACCGTGGCGGGCTCCGCGCTGCTCACCGAGGCGTCCTCGGTCGCGCTCCGCACCCGTCGCCAGGGCCGCAGCGACCTGACGATGAGCCTGGTGGGAGCCGCCGGTGCGATCCTCGCGGGCGTCGTGCTCGGCCTGATCGGGTACGGCGGTCTGGCGCTGGTCGCGCTCATCATCGTCGCCGTCGTCGTGGCGCTCTCGCCGCTCGCGCGACGACGCTGA